ATGGCATATATTACATTTCAAAACAAAAAGGAGCAAATTCACGAACAAGCAGCAGTAGCAAGCTTCCTTTCATCTCAAGAGGTTATATATGAAAATTGGGATATTAGTAAACTTCCTCCCTCATTAGTTGAAAAATATCTTTTAAGTGATGAAGAAAAAGAAGAAATCCTTAATACTTTTACAGGAGAAATAGCTGATATTTCAGTAAGACGAGGCTACAAAGCTCAAGATGTGATTTCCTTGTCTGAAAATACACCGAATCTTGACGTTCTGCTTACAAATTTTAAAAATGAACACCACCACACTGATGATGAAGTCCGATTTATTGTTAGCGGCCATGGTGTGTTTGTCATCCAAGGTAAAGATGGCGAGTTTTTCGACGTACATTTAAATCCTGGTGACCTGATATCAGTTCCTGATAATACAAGGCATTACTTTACTCTTGAAGAAGACAGCAAGGTTGTTGCTGTTAGAATATTTGTTACTACCGAAGGCTGGGTACCTATTTATGAAAAAGAAGAAGTAAATTTATAAGAAAAAGACTGGCTGGCAGTTTCTGCTAGCCAGTTTTCTATTTAATAAATATCCCTTATTATTCCAATTGATTATTGTCGTATTAACAAGAAGGACACTAAGGAATTTGTCGAAAAACGAAAGAAATAGAATGTTTTGTCTACTTTTGCGAATGTATTTACTTTTAAAGAAATTCTTGTCATAATTCTTCAAGTAGTCTACTTTTTTGCAGATTACAGTATGTGTGTAAGAGTAGGAGGATAAAATTGTACAAGCATAGTAATATTCAATCTGAAATGATTGAAGAGATAAAGGTAAAAAGAGAACTGATGATCAATAGCGCGAATAAACTGGGCTTTACGAGTGAAGAAACAATAAAATACAGCCAAGAATTAGATGAATTAATCAACAAGTACCAAAAGAGCATTGGACAATCTTCAAGTCCAAATGAAGAAGTAAAATTTGCCTTTAAACAAATGATTATGATTTGGCCAAAAGTTTTAGTTTAATAAGTATGCAGCCAAAAAGATACCAAGGGAATTTTTAAATAATCCCACAAAACAAGATATCTTTGATCCACACCATGATTTTAGCCCCATAATAAATGCGTAGTAGATATCCGCCCATTTCCGTCTCCGTGGCTTTTGGGACTTAATTCTTATTAATAAGCAGCAACGCACCCGTGGCAAAATGATAGACCATATGGAACGAGGTTTTAGACAAACGAGGTTAAAACAATTTCAATTGCTAGAGTTAAAGTTTCTATAATAAAGGCCTTCCTATTTATTATTTCGTTGATTGATTAAAAATAAAGCGACAAGAAGGCCTTTCGGCGCATTATGTAAATAAATTGCTTATACAATTATTTTTCCAGTATCCCCTTTGCATCCGATTCCTAACCCCAATGAAAAATATCAACAAAATTAGACATAAGCTGTGATTTTTATCATTGTTTATATCAGAATATTTCATATAGTTATATTAGTACTATTAAATCGAAAATTCACACCTAAATTAACTACATATTTTACCACAACTAGTTTTTACTTCAACTACTTATGTTTTATAGAAACCACATCGTAGAAATTGCATTAGTTTTGCAAAGCTTTTCCCATGATTATTAATTTGAAAAAAAGAAAACAATCATTGTTTGGTACTATGCTCGTGTTGCGATTCATATATCGTTAATAAAGGCATTTTTTATAACCAAAGGAAGCAAACGCTTTCAACAAACTTAGACTATATAGAGGAGGGAATGTCCTACATGCACATTGTCGTATGTGTCAAACAAGTACCCGATACAAAAATCATTAAAATTAATCCAAAAACAAACACACTCGACCGCCGAAGTGCGCCAGCCATTTTGAATCCTTACGATGCCCATGCTGTTCAAGAGGCCGTAAAAATCAAGGAAAACACCGGCGGCACGATTTCTGTATTGTCAATGGGACCGCCGCAAGCAACTGCAGTTATTAAAAAGAGTATTGAAATAGGAGCGGATAGAGGATTTTTGATTAGTGACCGTGCCTTTGCGGGAGCGGATACCCTTGCGACTAGTTATGCATTATCTAAAGCTTTAGAAAGAATTAATAAGGAAATCCATGTAGATATGATTATTTGCGGGAAGCATGCCATTGATGGTGATACAGGACAAGTTGGTCCAGGCATTGCAAGAAGAATGGATATTCCACCCGTGACAAATGTAATTGAAGTATCAGAGGTCAATCAAAAGGAAAAAACCGTGTTAATTAAAAGGAAATTAACAAGCGGATATGAATTAATTCAGTCGGAAATGCCGTGCTTGTTAACTGTTGAGAAAGAAATTAATGATATAGAATATTCGCCAATGCCAAACATGATAAAAGCAGCAAGATACGAACCAATAATTTGGGCAGTAAGTGATCTTGAGAATGTAGACCGCACTCAGTTAGGACTGAAAGGTTCACCAACAATTGTTGGGAAAATGTTTACACCTCCTCGACCAGAAGGTGGTAAAAGACTAGAGGGTTCTGCCGATGAGCAAGTTGGTCAGCTTATGGAAGTCTTAATGGAGAAAAGGGACCTATTAACGATGCAGTCATCTAAATAATAAAGATTAATCTTCTGTCTGAGGGGGTATTTACATGAATCTAGACGATTACCGTGGAGTCTGGGTGTTCATCGAACAAAACGATAGTAAAATAGAAGGGGTTTCGCTAGAATTGCTTGGTGCTGGCAGGAACCTCGCTGATAAATTACAAGTACCGTTAGCAGGATTTTTATTAGGACACGATGTAAAACCATTAGCAAATCAAGTCATCTCCTTCGGTGCCGATGATGTGTATGTTATTGATCACCCTGTCTTGAAACATTACCGTACAGAGTCATTTATGAAGGGTGTTATGCTGCTTACTCAAAAATATAAGCCAGAAATCATTCTTTATGGGGCAACACCAAATGGTAAAGATTTAGCTAGTGCTGTGGCAACTGATTTAAGTACAGGTTTAACAGCAGATACCACGATGCTTGATGTCGATGTAGAAAATAGATTATTAGAGGCAAGCCGACCGGCATTTGGCGGTAATATTATGGCTACAATCCTTTGTAAGAAGCACCGCCCACAAATGGCAACTGTTCGACCAAAGGTAATGAAGGCATTGGATCCGGACAGCAGCAGATTAGGAAAAATTATAGAAGAGAAAATAGATCTAAAAGAAGAAGAAATGCGCACTAAAGTGCTCCAAATTGTGAATGATGTAACAAAAAAGGTCAATTTAGCCGATGCCCATGTGATTGTTTGTGGCGGCAAAGGAATGGGGGACTTTCAAAATTTTCAACTCATTCATGAACTGGCTGAAACGATTGGAGCCAGCGTTGGCGGTACACGTGATGTTGTTGAAGCTGGCTGGCTGCCTCACGAGCAACAGGTTGGCCAAACTGGGGAAACCGTTACACCGAAAATCTATTTTGCAATTGGCATATCAGGAGCGATTCAGCACGTCGTCGGCATGAAAAATTCCGAGTTCATTATCGCCATTAACAAAGACCCGAATGCGCCAATTTTTGATGTTGCAACATATGGAATAGTAGGAGACGCAATGGAAATCGTCCCTAAACTAATTGAGCAATTTAAGCAGCTTAGAAGCGAAAAAGGCGGTGAAATAAGCTATGCCTGAAAAATTTGACGTGATCGTTGTTGGAGCAGGCCCTGCAGGCACATCTTGTGCCCTTACTTGTGCAAAGAATGGCTTAAATGTTTTGCTTATTGAAAGAGGGGAATACCCTGGGGCAAAGAACGTAATGGGCGGGGTCTTGTACCGCAAGCAAATGGAAGAGTTAATTCCTGAGTTTTGGAAGGAAGCACCACTTGAGAGACCTGTCATTGAACAGCGTTTTTGGATGATGGATAAAGAATCAGTCGTACAATTCGGCTATAAAGGTCTTGAATGGGCAGTAGAACCATATAATAATTTTACCGTTTTACGAGCTCAGTTTGACCAATGGTTTGCAAATAAGGCTGTTGAGGCAGGAGCCCTGTTGATCAACGAAACTGTTGTTTCAGAATGTATTGTTGAAAATGGCAAGGTTGTCGGTGTTCGTACTGACCGTCCTGATGGGGAGGTCTATGCGGATGTTGTAGTGCTTGCTGACGGAGTGAACTCGCTGCTTTCTAAACAATTAGGCTTTCATAAAGAATTCAGGCCGGATGAAGTGGCGTTAACCGTCATGGAAGTGATAAATTTACCAAAAGAGAAAATTAATGATCGTTTTAACTTAGAGGATAACCAGGGGTGTACAATCGAAATTTTTGGAGATTCAACAAAGGGGAATCTCGGGACAGCTTTCCTATATACAAATAAAGATAGCTTGAACATTGGGGTAGGTACAACCCTATCTAGTATGATTAAAGCAAAATTAAAGCCATATGAACTTTTAGATTACTTAAAAAATCATCCAATGGTGAAACCGATGCTAGCTGGCGGAGAATCTGCTGAGTATCTTGCCCATCTTATTCCGGAAGGCGGTTATCGTTCCGTGCCAAAAGTGGCCGGTAATGGTGTTATTGTGGTAGGAGATGCTGCTCAACTGGTTAATGCCATCCATCGTGAAGGGTCGAACATGGCAATGCATTCAGGACTATTGGCTGCAGAATCCATCCTAGAGGCAAAAAGCCGGGGGGACTTTAGTGAAGCTAGCTTAAATATCTACCGTGAGAAGCTCTTTGATAGCTTCATCATAAAAGATTTAGAAAAATATAAAGACGCGGCCCATACGTTTGAGAAATATCCGCAATACTTTAATGATTATGTACCAATGATGAATAAGGCAATGAGTAAATTCTTCACAGTAGATGGCACGCCAAAACGAGAAAAACAAAAACAAATTATGAAGAATGTAACAGGTGAAAAAGGAACGCTTCGAGTATTGCAAGATATCTATCGTGCTTGGAAGGCGGTGAAATAATGTCAACTAAGAATATTGAAGAAAAACAATATCTTCTCCGTTTTAAGTGTGACACTAAATCCCATTTGACCGTACTCGACCATGACATTTGTATGACGAAATGTCCCGATAAAATTTGTACAGTATTTTGCCCTGCTGAGGTTTATAAGTGGGAAGGGACACGCATGCAGGTTGGCTATGAAGGCTGTCATGAATGCGGAAGCTGCCGTATCGGCTGTCCATATCAGAACATTAAATGGGAATACCCTAAAGGTGGACATGGGATTGTTTTCCGA
The DNA window shown above is from Neobacillus sp. WH10 and carries:
- a CDS encoding cupin domain-containing protein, translating into MAYITFQNKKEQIHEQAAVASFLSSQEVIYENWDISKLPPSLVEKYLLSDEEKEEILNTFTGEIADISVRRGYKAQDVISLSENTPNLDVLLTNFKNEHHHTDDEVRFIVSGHGVFVIQGKDGEFFDVHLNPGDLISVPDNTRHYFTLEEDSKVVAVRIFVTTEGWVPIYEKEEVNL
- a CDS encoding aspartyl-phosphate phosphatase Spo0E family protein, whose product is MYKHSNIQSEMIEEIKVKRELMINSANKLGFTSEETIKYSQELDELINKYQKSIGQSSSPNEEVKFAFKQMIMIWPKVLV
- a CDS encoding electron transfer flavoprotein subunit beta/FixA family protein, with translation MHIVVCVKQVPDTKIIKINPKTNTLDRRSAPAILNPYDAHAVQEAVKIKENTGGTISVLSMGPPQATAVIKKSIEIGADRGFLISDRAFAGADTLATSYALSKALERINKEIHVDMIICGKHAIDGDTGQVGPGIARRMDIPPVTNVIEVSEVNQKEKTVLIKRKLTSGYELIQSEMPCLLTVEKEINDIEYSPMPNMIKAARYEPIIWAVSDLENVDRTQLGLKGSPTIVGKMFTPPRPEGGKRLEGSADEQVGQLMEVLMEKRDLLTMQSSK
- a CDS encoding electron transfer flavoprotein subunit alpha/FixB family protein produces the protein MNLDDYRGVWVFIEQNDSKIEGVSLELLGAGRNLADKLQVPLAGFLLGHDVKPLANQVISFGADDVYVIDHPVLKHYRTESFMKGVMLLTQKYKPEIILYGATPNGKDLASAVATDLSTGLTADTTMLDVDVENRLLEASRPAFGGNIMATILCKKHRPQMATVRPKVMKALDPDSSRLGKIIEEKIDLKEEEMRTKVLQIVNDVTKKVNLADAHVIVCGGKGMGDFQNFQLIHELAETIGASVGGTRDVVEAGWLPHEQQVGQTGETVTPKIYFAIGISGAIQHVVGMKNSEFIIAINKDPNAPIFDVATYGIVGDAMEIVPKLIEQFKQLRSEKGGEISYA
- a CDS encoding FAD-dependent oxidoreductase, which encodes MPEKFDVIVVGAGPAGTSCALTCAKNGLNVLLIERGEYPGAKNVMGGVLYRKQMEELIPEFWKEAPLERPVIEQRFWMMDKESVVQFGYKGLEWAVEPYNNFTVLRAQFDQWFANKAVEAGALLINETVVSECIVENGKVVGVRTDRPDGEVYADVVVLADGVNSLLSKQLGFHKEFRPDEVALTVMEVINLPKEKINDRFNLEDNQGCTIEIFGDSTKGNLGTAFLYTNKDSLNIGVGTTLSSMIKAKLKPYELLDYLKNHPMVKPMLAGGESAEYLAHLIPEGGYRSVPKVAGNGVIVVGDAAQLVNAIHREGSNMAMHSGLLAAESILEAKSRGDFSEASLNIYREKLFDSFIIKDLEKYKDAAHTFEKYPQYFNDYVPMMNKAMSKFFTVDGTPKREKQKQIMKNVTGEKGTLRVLQDIYRAWKAVK
- a CDS encoding 4Fe-4S dicluster domain-containing protein; protein product: MSTKNIEEKQYLLRFKCDTKSHLTVLDHDICMTKCPDKICTVFCPAEVYKWEGTRMQVGYEGCHECGSCRIGCPYQNIKWEYPKGGHGIVFRLA